The following proteins are co-located in the Leptospira weilii genome:
- a CDS encoding putative peptidyl-prolyl cis-trans isomerase, which translates to MNSKQTYAKNFFLRGAFVFLFLQNPIQTAESLNRVVATVGTVSISELDLDDASEKYSKLQKHLKHEDFRKSLRTRIIDFLIDRAIVDVVAEEESIQVNEQRVDSEIEKRMEVMGITNRKQFEKAMETSSGMPFELWVTELPYQIKKGQLLQLKIAVPPPSEQEIKAWYNQNRDKVGFEIRYRIISIAPENDSIQEENRLYKELSDIRKSILADPSSFALIAGSPRNDPALRSRRGMVEWISSFDLYKYSKITAAIAAPLPNGGISEVFRDERKRYSILKIEGKRPTPMENLRGGIQNILYRDKEEDTFHRWLKDSRAEIPIQIFDDAYRKENKIPFKEETFHLD; encoded by the coding sequence ATGAATTCGAAGCAAACTTACGCAAAAAATTTTTTCCTTAGGGGAGCGTTTGTATTTCTGTTTTTACAAAATCCGATTCAAACGGCGGAGTCCCTCAACCGAGTCGTCGCGACCGTCGGAACGGTTTCCATCTCGGAACTCGATCTCGACGACGCGAGCGAGAAATATAGCAAACTCCAAAAACACCTAAAGCATGAAGACTTTCGTAAATCCCTCAGAACGAGAATTATAGACTTTCTGATCGACCGCGCTATCGTGGACGTCGTCGCCGAAGAAGAATCGATTCAAGTCAACGAACAAAGGGTCGATTCCGAAATCGAAAAAAGAATGGAAGTAATGGGAATTACAAATCGCAAACAATTCGAAAAGGCAATGGAAACTTCCTCGGGTATGCCTTTCGAACTCTGGGTCACGGAACTTCCCTACCAAATCAAAAAGGGACAACTTCTTCAGTTAAAAATCGCGGTCCCTCCTCCGAGCGAACAGGAAATCAAAGCCTGGTACAACCAAAACAGAGACAAGGTCGGGTTTGAAATCCGATATAGAATTATTTCCATCGCCCCCGAAAACGATTCCATCCAAGAAGAAAACAGACTCTATAAGGAACTTTCCGATATCAGGAAATCGATTCTCGCGGATCCTTCTTCCTTTGCATTGATCGCTGGTTCGCCCAGAAACGATCCGGCTCTCAGATCCAGAAGAGGAATGGTAGAATGGATTTCTTCCTTCGATCTTTACAAATACAGCAAAATCACAGCCGCGATCGCCGCTCCTCTTCCCAATGGAGGAATTTCCGAAGTATTTCGAGACGAAAGAAAAAGATATTCGATCCTCAAGATAGAAGGTAAAAGACCAACTCCAATGGAAAACCTACGCGGCGGAATTCAGAACATTCTCTACAGGGACAAGGAAGAAGATACGTTTCATAGGTGGTTGAAAGATTCCAGAGCCGAAATTCCGATCCAAATTTTCGACGATGCCTACAGAAAAGAAAATAAGATTCCTTTCAAGGAAGAGACGTTTCATCTGGATTGA
- a CDS encoding cytidylyltransferase domain-containing protein, translating into MSGIRSTRNIYAFIQARTSSIRLPGKVLRELPFNSGKTLIDRIQDRIRVVLPEEQIVYLIPEEDKELRSFLENRKYRFFTGDLLDVRQRYIKAAEFFKADTILRLTGDNPFYDTLHLNQLLQSFQFTKPDLAYVTGLPLGMGGEIFTRKALEWRPQVLEERHKEHVSLSIKENPHRFRIAKLSSLLTEKEKKVLPKLRLTIDEPKDLETASQIFNLLNDRNPFFGAKECIQLFEREPNVFAGNQDVEQIRFQTQSAKVTNQFRVGVLAGDPKNFGSGHFERSRILFALLSAASYETFWLEEFPEDGELDLLVVDSRDILIPEYSKTRILLLDHFGPDREKYRHYDLLPHPIISDRFSLDRILISPGLLNANPISNSFLLCYAGSIDSNSSKELDFFLSSLLSKDKSQLRIVRVGGFPPVGNSIEFIPRVSQFQFQNLLASCFGFVGYFGQSLFEAVFLKKKVCSYSIGPTHSSLAHLCEKTFGIPFAGELGSGGLNVDTELSIASDSVSGEGYSLLLREIEEFLHS; encoded by the coding sequence ATGAGTGGTATACGTTCAACGCGTAACATTTACGCGTTTATTCAGGCTCGGACGAGTTCCATAAGACTTCCCGGTAAGGTTTTACGAGAACTTCCTTTCAACTCCGGAAAAACTCTCATCGACAGAATCCAAGACAGAATTCGGGTCGTTCTTCCCGAAGAACAAATCGTGTATTTGATCCCCGAAGAGGATAAGGAGCTTCGTTCTTTTTTAGAAAATAGGAAGTATCGTTTTTTTACCGGAGATCTTCTAGACGTAAGACAGAGATATATAAAAGCCGCAGAATTTTTCAAAGCGGACACGATTCTGCGTCTCACAGGCGACAATCCGTTTTATGATACGCTTCATTTGAACCAACTTTTGCAGTCGTTTCAATTTACAAAGCCAGATCTTGCTTACGTAACGGGACTTCCTTTGGGTATGGGCGGAGAAATCTTTACAAGAAAGGCCCTTGAGTGGCGTCCTCAAGTTCTGGAAGAAAGACACAAAGAACACGTAAGTCTTTCCATAAAAGAGAACCCGCATCGGTTTCGAATCGCCAAACTTTCCTCTTTACTTACCGAAAAAGAAAAGAAAGTTTTGCCGAAACTCAGACTTACAATCGACGAGCCGAAAGATCTCGAAACCGCCTCCCAAATTTTCAATCTGCTCAACGACCGAAATCCTTTTTTCGGCGCTAAGGAATGTATTCAACTTTTCGAAAGAGAGCCGAACGTTTTTGCGGGGAACCAAGACGTGGAACAAATCCGTTTTCAAACTCAGTCCGCAAAAGTAACGAATCAATTTCGCGTCGGAGTTTTAGCGGGAGATCCGAAAAATTTCGGAAGCGGCCATTTCGAACGTTCCAGAATTCTATTCGCATTATTGTCCGCTGCTTCCTACGAAACGTTCTGGCTTGAGGAATTTCCGGAAGACGGCGAATTGGATTTGCTCGTCGTGGATTCCAGAGACATTCTAATTCCAGAATATTCAAAAACGCGCATTCTTCTTTTGGATCATTTCGGTCCGGATAGGGAAAAATACAGACATTACGATCTTCTTCCCCATCCGATAATTTCGGATCGCTTTTCTTTGGATCGGATTTTGATTTCTCCCGGACTTTTGAATGCGAACCCGATATCGAATTCCTTTCTTCTCTGTTATGCCGGGAGCATAGATTCCAATTCCTCAAAAGAATTGGATTTTTTCCTCTCGTCCCTACTTTCAAAAGATAAAAGTCAGCTTAGAATCGTTCGCGTCGGCGGCTTTCCTCCCGTCGGAAATTCGATCGAGTTTATTCCCCGAGTTTCCCAGTTTCAATTCCAGAATTTATTGGCGTCTTGTTTCGGTTTTGTCGGCTATTTCGGCCAGTCTCTTTTTGAAGCAGTTTTTTTAAAGAAGAAGGTTTGCAGTTATTCGATCGGCCCGACTCATTCCTCCCTGGCCCATCTTTGCGAGAAAACATTCGGAATTCCTTTTGCCGGTGAATTGGGTTCCGGCGGATTGAATGTCGACACGGAGCTTTCAATCGCTTCCGACTCCGTTTCCGGTGAGGGATATTCTTTGTTACTTCGGGAAATTGAGGAATTCCTACATTCTTAG
- the purD gene encoding phosphoribosylamine--glycine ligase: MQAKLKVLLIGSGGRESAIAFHLRKSSLLSELKVFPGNGGFPDNEILPSDSFNILSKESVQSFLKLHPFDFIVVGPEDPLVAGFTDWATELAIPTFGPDSYCAQVEGSKNFAKSLMTEANVPTAEYKTFTEYSSSLNYLESKPVPIVIKADGLAAGKGVTVATTKEMATNALKEIFEDKKFGESGNQVVIEEFLEGQEASIFAVSDGDSYFLLPAAQDHKRAFDGDQGPNTGGMGAYCPAPVISETILQKVKEKIFDRMFETFRKKGHPYRGLLYAGLMISPDGEPKVVEFNCRFGDPETQCVLAMFDGDLLELLYTASTGKIKGVRTSVKSGAAAVVVLAAQGYPDSYEKNIPLNLPEIPGQNVYLFHAGTSKKDGKVFSSGGRILGVVAQGADLKSSVDQAYSFLEKIQAPKTFYRKDIGHRAL; this comes from the coding sequence TTGCAAGCTAAATTAAAAGTCCTTCTCATAGGTTCGGGAGGTAGGGAAAGCGCAATCGCGTTCCATCTTCGTAAGTCCTCATTGTTAAGCGAATTGAAAGTTTTTCCCGGAAACGGCGGTTTTCCGGATAACGAAATTCTTCCCTCCGATTCGTTTAATATTTTGTCCAAAGAATCGGTTCAGTCCTTTTTAAAACTGCATCCTTTCGATTTTATCGTGGTCGGACCGGAAGACCCCTTAGTTGCGGGCTTTACGGATTGGGCGACCGAATTAGCAATTCCCACTTTTGGTCCCGATTCCTACTGTGCGCAAGTAGAAGGTTCCAAAAATTTTGCAAAATCTTTAATGACCGAGGCAAACGTTCCGACGGCCGAGTATAAAACATTTACGGAATATTCCTCTTCCTTAAACTATCTCGAATCCAAGCCGGTTCCTATCGTAATCAAAGCAGACGGTCTCGCCGCCGGTAAAGGTGTCACAGTGGCCACGACAAAAGAAATGGCGACGAACGCACTCAAAGAAATTTTCGAAGATAAAAAATTCGGAGAAAGCGGCAATCAAGTTGTCATCGAAGAGTTCTTGGAGGGCCAAGAAGCGTCCATTTTCGCCGTTTCGGACGGGGATTCCTACTTTCTTTTGCCCGCCGCGCAAGATCATAAAAGAGCGTTCGACGGAGATCAAGGTCCGAATACCGGAGGCATGGGGGCCTATTGCCCCGCACCCGTTATTTCAGAAACTATATTACAAAAAGTGAAAGAAAAAATTTTCGATCGGATGTTTGAAACGTTTCGCAAGAAAGGACATCCGTACCGCGGTCTTCTTTACGCCGGTTTGATGATCTCTCCAGACGGAGAACCAAAAGTCGTGGAATTCAACTGCAGATTCGGAGATCCTGAAACCCAATGTGTGCTCGCAATGTTCGACGGAGATCTATTAGAACTTCTTTATACAGCTTCCACAGGCAAAATCAAAGGAGTAAGAACATCGGTAAAAAGCGGTGCCGCCGCGGTAGTGGTCCTCGCCGCTCAAGGGTACCCGGATTCTTACGAAAAAAATATTCCGTTGAATCTTCCGGAAATACCTGGTCAAAACGTTTATCTTTTTCATGCGGGAACATCAAAAAAAGATGGAAAAGTTTTTTCATCAGGGGGGAGAATCCTCGGAGTAGTAGCCCAAGGGGCCGATCTGAAGAGTTCGGTCGATCAAGCTTATTCTTTCCTGGAAAAAATCCAGGCTCCCAAAACTTTTTATAGAAAAGACATCGGACACAGGGCCCTTTAA
- the prfB gene encoding peptide chain release factor 2, which produces MEVKSAKELKRVSKELQENFLNRWKLLNLEQDKDRLKALNEKSEDPDLWNNPEEARTVSQKKNELEKKLTPWFTIQQDILDFPDLVELILDEKGENGIGELSIEYNRLQEKFEELELLGALKNSEDLKPAFLNIHPGAGGTESQDWAEMLLRMYIRYFEKKGYQYSLIDIQAGDGAGIKNATLHVIGDFAFGFLKGENGIHRLVRISPFDANKRRHTSFVSVHVSPEIDDEIDIKIEEKDIRVDVYRSSGAGGQHVNTTDSAVRITHLPSGIVVACQNERSQIKNRDTAFKMLKARLYEMEQEKAKEELEKKSGEKKDIAWGSQIRSYVFHPYNLVKDHRTDHETGNVAAVMDGDIEPFILAYLKTL; this is translated from the coding sequence ATGGAAGTCAAATCAGCAAAAGAACTTAAAAGAGTCTCCAAAGAATTACAGGAGAATTTTCTCAATCGTTGGAAACTCCTAAATTTGGAACAGGACAAGGATCGTCTTAAGGCACTCAATGAAAAATCCGAAGATCCGGACCTCTGGAACAATCCGGAAGAAGCGAGGACCGTAAGTCAGAAAAAAAACGAACTGGAAAAAAAACTCACCCCTTGGTTTACGATTCAACAAGACATATTAGATTTTCCTGATTTAGTAGAACTGATTCTCGACGAAAAAGGCGAAAACGGCATCGGAGAGCTTTCCATAGAATACAACAGACTTCAGGAAAAATTCGAAGAACTGGAACTTTTAGGCGCTCTTAAAAATTCAGAAGATCTTAAACCGGCTTTCCTAAACATTCATCCCGGAGCGGGCGGAACCGAAAGTCAAGATTGGGCCGAAATGCTTCTTAGGATGTACATTCGATATTTTGAAAAAAAGGGATATCAGTATTCTCTCATCGATATTCAGGCGGGAGACGGAGCCGGAATCAAAAATGCCACCTTACATGTGATAGGCGATTTCGCTTTCGGCTTTTTAAAAGGGGAAAACGGTATTCATAGACTCGTAAGGATTTCCCCTTTTGACGCAAACAAAAGGAGACATACCTCCTTCGTTTCAGTTCACGTAAGCCCTGAAATAGACGACGAAATCGATATCAAAATCGAAGAAAAAGACATTCGCGTGGATGTATACCGTTCTTCGGGAGCTGGCGGGCAGCACGTCAACACAACCGATTCCGCGGTTCGAATCACTCACCTTCCTAGCGGAATCGTCGTCGCCTGCCAAAACGAAAGATCTCAGATCAAAAACAGGGATACCGCATTTAAGATGTTAAAGGCAAGACTCTACGAAATGGAACAGGAAAAAGCCAAGGAAGAATTGGAAAAAAAATCCGGCGAGAAAAAAGACATCGCTTGGGGTTCTCAGATTCGAAGCTACGTCTTCCATCCTTATAATCTTGTGAAAGATCATAGAACCGATCACGAAACCGGAAACGTCGCGGCAGTGATGGACGGAGATATAGAACCGTTCATTCTTGCGTATTTAAAAACGCTTTAA
- a CDS encoding valine--tRNA ligase: protein MKKQIGDRYEPKEVENKWISLWEEKKSFAPNSNSKESFSIVIPPPNVTGSLHIGHALNHTIQDILIRIERKKGKSTLWLPGTDHAGIATQMVVERELAKEGKKRTDFTREEFVNKIWEWKDHSGGMITRQQKLLGESVDWSRERFTLDEGLSKAVFKVFKSLYDEGLIYRGERIINWCPASKTAISDLEVEFRETKGKLYHIKYPIHGKKNQFLIVATTRPETIFGDVAVCANPEDTRYSHLKDVLLDLPFTDRQIPLLFDSFVDKEFGSGLVKITPAHDANDFEAGQRLGLKPLLVMNPDGTMNANAGPYQGLDRFEARRKVLADLEAKGLIEKIEDHVHAVGHNSRGGAVIEPYLSTQWFVKIKPLADLAIQAVQTGQVEFVPKMWEKTFFEWMNNIRDWCISRQLWWGHRIPAYHCKTCKHVEVAETPVKSCPSCGSKEVEPDPDVLDTWFSSQLWPFSTMGWPEQTSDLKKYYPTSVLVTGFDIIFFWVSRMIMMGMKFMQAPPFHKVLIHGLVRDKNGKKFSKSVGNVIDPLVMMEKYGTDSFRFFLAATLPEGKDILFDESRLDGYRSFCNKIWNSSRFILMNLEESFVPTGVTPEIEKDLEPMDQWILSKFNRCLEEYNKALSKFHFYEMAAAIYEFIWGDFCDWYIELVKPRAYGKVSPRSTEVAKQVLSDVLIRALGLLHPLMPFLTEEVHSVFSDQYIVTTPFPEAYPISSDAAGVQKLNLLQEIVTKIRVMRSENGVAPDKKCKAIVKSSDDLARFSISENEVSLLQLARLESIRIESAYEIQKTDSVSHFTKGEIILPLEGLIDVEKERTRLNKELQKSEIEKEKLEAKLSNPGFLSKAAPDVVEKEKEKLKIFIDKVEVLKKGIQNLAS, encoded by the coding sequence ATGAAAAAACAAATAGGCGATCGCTACGAACCGAAAGAAGTCGAGAATAAATGGATTTCGCTCTGGGAAGAGAAAAAGTCCTTTGCGCCTAATTCCAATTCCAAAGAATCTTTCTCCATAGTAATCCCTCCTCCCAACGTTACGGGGTCTTTGCACATCGGGCACGCACTCAATCATACGATTCAAGACATTCTTATCCGAATCGAACGTAAGAAAGGCAAGTCCACTCTTTGGCTTCCTGGAACGGATCACGCAGGAATCGCAACTCAAATGGTTGTGGAAAGAGAGCTTGCAAAAGAAGGTAAAAAAAGAACTGATTTTACAAGAGAAGAATTTGTTAATAAAATCTGGGAATGGAAAGATCACTCGGGTGGAATGATCACTCGACAACAAAAACTTTTGGGAGAATCGGTCGATTGGTCCAGAGAAAGATTCACTTTGGACGAAGGTCTTTCCAAAGCAGTATTCAAAGTTTTTAAATCTCTTTACGACGAAGGTCTGATCTATCGCGGAGAAAGGATCATCAACTGGTGCCCCGCTTCCAAAACCGCGATCTCGGATTTAGAGGTGGAATTCCGGGAAACAAAAGGCAAACTCTATCATATTAAATATCCCATCCACGGTAAAAAGAATCAATTCCTAATCGTAGCCACGACAAGACCGGAGACCATATTCGGAGACGTAGCCGTTTGCGCGAATCCCGAAGACACACGTTATTCGCACTTGAAAGACGTCTTGTTGGATCTTCCTTTTACCGACAGACAGATCCCTCTATTGTTCGACTCTTTCGTAGATAAGGAATTCGGATCGGGCCTTGTAAAGATCACACCCGCACACGACGCAAACGACTTTGAAGCGGGTCAAAGACTCGGACTCAAACCGCTTCTCGTCATGAATCCAGACGGGACCATGAACGCAAACGCAGGCCCGTATCAAGGCCTGGATCGTTTTGAAGCGCGCAGGAAAGTTCTCGCGGATCTCGAAGCGAAAGGTTTGATCGAAAAAATCGAAGACCACGTTCATGCGGTCGGACACAACTCAAGAGGAGGAGCGGTGATCGAACCGTATCTTTCCACGCAGTGGTTCGTTAAGATCAAACCTCTCGCGGACTTGGCAATTCAAGCCGTTCAAACCGGTCAGGTTGAATTTGTCCCGAAAATGTGGGAAAAAACTTTTTTCGAATGGATGAACAACATTCGTGATTGGTGTATTTCCAGACAACTTTGGTGGGGTCATCGAATTCCCGCGTATCACTGTAAAACTTGTAAACACGTGGAAGTCGCGGAAACTCCCGTAAAGTCCTGTCCTTCCTGCGGTTCGAAAGAAGTGGAACCCGATCCGGATGTTTTGGATACTTGGTTCTCTTCTCAGCTTTGGCCTTTTTCGACCATGGGTTGGCCGGAACAAACTTCGGATTTGAAAAAATACTACCCGACTTCCGTTCTTGTCACCGGCTTCGACATCATCTTCTTCTGGGTTTCCAGAATGATCATGATGGGAATGAAGTTCATGCAAGCTCCACCATTTCATAAAGTACTCATACACGGTTTAGTCAGGGATAAAAACGGAAAAAAATTCTCCAAATCCGTCGGAAACGTAATCGACCCTCTCGTGATGATGGAAAAATACGGAACGGATTCTTTTCGTTTCTTTCTCGCGGCGACCCTTCCCGAAGGAAAGGACATCCTCTTCGACGAATCGCGGTTAGACGGTTATCGTTCCTTTTGTAACAAAATCTGGAATTCTTCCCGTTTTATTCTGATGAACTTGGAAGAATCCTTCGTTCCGACAGGCGTCACTCCGGAAATCGAAAAGGATCTCGAACCGATGGATCAGTGGATTCTTTCCAAATTCAACCGCTGCTTGGAAGAATACAACAAAGCTCTCTCTAAATTCCATTTTTATGAAATGGCCGCTGCGATCTACGAATTCATTTGGGGAGATTTCTGCGATTGGTATATAGAACTTGTCAAACCGAGAGCGTACGGTAAAGTCTCTCCTCGATCGACAGAAGTCGCAAAACAGGTTCTTTCGGACGTGTTGATTCGCGCATTAGGACTTTTGCATCCTTTGATGCCGTTTCTAACCGAAGAAGTTCATTCCGTTTTTTCAGACCAGTACATCGTTACGACCCCTTTCCCGGAGGCGTATCCGATTTCTTCCGACGCTGCAGGAGTTCAAAAACTCAATCTTCTTCAAGAAATCGTCACAAAAATCCGCGTTATGCGCTCTGAAAACGGAGTCGCTCCGGACAAGAAATGTAAGGCGATCGTAAAGTCTTCGGACGATCTCGCCCGTTTCTCGATTTCCGAAAACGAAGTCTCTCTCTTACAACTCGCACGTCTCGAATCCATTCGAATCGAAAGCGCATACGAAATTCAAAAAACGGATTCTGTTTCTCATTTTACAAAAGGAGAGATCATCCTTCCTTTGGAAGGATTGATAGACGTTGAAAAAGAAAGAACCCGTTTAAACAAAGAACTTCAGAAATCAGAGATCGAAAAAGAAAAACTCGAAGCAAAACTATCTAATCCGGGTTTTCTTTCCAAGGCCGCTCCCGACGTAGTGGAAAAAGAAAAAGAAAAACTCAAAATCTTCATCGATAAAGTGGAGGTTCTAAAAAAGGGGATTCAAAATCTTGCAAGCTAA
- the sph gene encoding sphingomyelin phosphodiesterase, with the protein MIITYGPVSSSPAPPGRPANTGTGSSSMIITYGPVSSSPAPPGQSANNRVLSNPQDSEIKILSHNVSLISTQLPGWGDWGQKERAEQIASSDYINNQDVIVFEGLSDANARKILLDGVRSQYPYQTEAVGRTRNGWNTTLGVYRQSTSVDGGVVIVSQWPIEEKVQYIFNNPGCGVESSYHKGFIYVRINKHGKKFHIIGTQVQTVGPACSDLGRSVRTSQFNNIKDFINTKEIPKNELVLIVGDLNIARGSDEYYEMLTNLNVNEPKYAGIPYTQDPQVNAFAALRHRGSQPTYTNYVLVSKSHSQPEVWQNLAYDPISPKIWKRSNGHISYEFSDSYPVYGFVYADSTTPTKSGHRRKYDQVSLVSAATGKRIQANSQKPNGWLKADTTTETKFTQFNLVQPSDPNSNPFCMESGYVQVEPSVYLNYFWNWWYSGGFSGGNGNYGYYPKFDDGSNRLQIINLDGGCLQDGSRITFKDYNTVLAKHQYLTVWREGTWNQYLFLWNNGVTMETTFYLRLNSAPVRDWHSDLIYR; encoded by the coding sequence ATGATAATCACCTACGGCCCAGTAAGTTCTAGTCCAGCACCTCCAGGCCGACCAGCAAATACCGGGACAGGAAGTTCTAGCATGATAATCACCTATGGCCCAGTAAGTTCTAGTCCAGCACCTCCAGGCCAATCAGCAAACAACAGAGTACTCTCCAATCCACAAGACTCGGAAATTAAAATTCTAAGTCATAACGTTTCTTTAATATCAACTCAACTCCCAGGCTGGGGAGACTGGGGACAAAAAGAAAGAGCCGAACAAATCGCAAGCTCGGACTACATAAACAATCAAGACGTCATAGTATTTGAAGGTCTTTCCGACGCTAACGCGAGAAAGATTCTCTTAGACGGAGTTCGTTCACAATATCCGTATCAAACCGAAGCAGTAGGAAGAACCAGAAACGGTTGGAATACCACTTTAGGAGTTTACAGGCAATCTACGTCTGTAGACGGAGGAGTCGTAATCGTAAGCCAGTGGCCTATTGAAGAAAAGGTACAATACATCTTCAACAATCCCGGATGCGGTGTTGAATCGTCTTATCACAAAGGATTCATTTACGTACGAATCAACAAACATGGAAAAAAATTCCATATTATAGGAACCCAAGTTCAAACGGTAGGCCCAGCATGTTCGGATTTAGGAAGATCCGTAAGAACGAGTCAATTCAACAATATTAAAGATTTCATTAATACAAAAGAAATCCCGAAAAACGAGCTCGTTTTAATAGTGGGAGATTTGAACATAGCCAGAGGTAGTGATGAATATTATGAAATGCTTACTAATCTAAACGTAAACGAGCCTAAATATGCGGGAATTCCTTATACGCAAGACCCTCAAGTTAACGCCTTTGCCGCTTTGAGACATCGCGGCTCGCAACCTACATATACGAATTATGTGCTCGTTTCAAAATCTCACAGCCAACCTGAGGTTTGGCAAAATTTGGCTTACGATCCGATCTCTCCAAAAATCTGGAAAAGATCGAACGGACACATAAGTTACGAATTTTCCGACTCCTATCCGGTTTACGGTTTTGTATACGCGGATTCTACCACTCCCACAAAATCCGGGCACAGAAGAAAATACGATCAAGTTTCCTTAGTATCCGCAGCCACCGGAAAAAGGATTCAAGCCAATTCTCAAAAACCCAACGGATGGTTGAAAGCGGACACAACCACCGAAACAAAATTCACACAATTCAATTTAGTGCAACCATCGGATCCAAATTCAAACCCGTTCTGTATGGAAAGCGGGTACGTTCAAGTCGAACCCTCTGTTTATTTGAATTATTTTTGGAATTGGTGGTATTCCGGGGGGTTTTCAGGAGGAAACGGTAATTACGGCTACTATCCTAAATTTGATGACGGCTCCAATCGACTTCAAATCATAAACTTGGACGGGGGATGCCTACAAGACGGAAGCCGAATCACATTCAAAGATTATAATACTGTCTTGGCAAAACATCAATACCTCACGGTTTGGAGAGAGGGGACCTGGAACCAATACTTATTTCTTTGGAACAATGGTGTTACCATGGAAACAACATTTTATCTACGACTGAATTCCGCTCCGGTGAGAGATTGGCATTCGGATCTAATTTACCGTTAA
- a CDS encoding spiro-SPASM protein — protein sequence MKFPIFHSAVFLSPETASMLGSLSENERENLLLLSLRKLSKVLPESAVFFNTWPFSKETDTYNLLNIKILEDWSEISFVKKISSELPQSRTGDPDWDDASFFYFTGLFPCLDENLSLEIYRRHDRYLSQYSYSENLPAGIIPTILSREFTNGIPETVDTSVQEYLGKNINHYDVEIFYHDPDLRQYRLDFSLKNKRSLNLVRGFLKSKEVWNYSDIHPWIREHPEVFRTGPSYLELEVYRGCELSCSFCPRQFSPNDQDGSFLSPVFLENLLKQQEESFSNEYSVCFGGLGEPLLHPEFEELLSTAFQFSSSLLQEFFIETALYTDLNSTLDFLNTLDSSFRQKITWIVNLTTRNQEKYNSLYGKKELNRVLSNLEQLGKIFPKNRIYLQFLKIQEAEDEVEVWVDETEKQGYGIVLQKYNRYAGLMPEKRVTDLTPIQREFCWHLNRDLYVNSDGTVSVCKQTPGKVFGNLHKETLMQIWQKGLPSFANSLNGKHETTGAPCLNCDEWYTFNA from the coding sequence ATGAAATTTCCGATCTTCCATTCCGCCGTATTCCTTAGTCCGGAAACGGCATCTATGCTGGGATCCTTATCCGAAAACGAAAGGGAAAATCTCCTACTCCTTTCCCTCCGAAAACTTTCCAAAGTTCTTCCGGAATCCGCCGTTTTTTTCAACACATGGCCCTTTTCCAAAGAAACAGACACATACAATCTTTTGAATATTAAAATATTAGAAGATTGGTCCGAAATCTCATTTGTAAAAAAAATTTCTTCCGAACTTCCCCAATCCAGAACCGGGGATCCGGACTGGGACGATGCCTCTTTCTTTTACTTTACCGGACTTTTCCCTTGTTTGGACGAAAACTTAAGCCTGGAAATCTACCGAAGACACGATCGCTATCTTTCCCAATATTCTTACAGCGAGAACTTACCTGCCGGAATCATTCCCACGATCTTATCCAGGGAGTTTACGAACGGGATTCCGGAAACCGTCGATACAAGCGTTCAGGAATATCTCGGTAAGAATATCAACCACTACGATGTTGAAATTTTTTATCACGACCCAGATCTAAGACAATACAGACTCGACTTCTCTTTAAAAAATAAAAGATCCTTAAACTTAGTCAGAGGGTTTTTGAAATCCAAAGAAGTATGGAACTATTCCGATATCCATCCGTGGATTCGGGAACATCCGGAAGTTTTTAGAACCGGCCCTTCGTATCTGGAATTGGAGGTATATCGAGGATGCGAATTGAGTTGTAGTTTTTGTCCGAGACAATTTTCGCCTAACGATCAGGACGGTTCCTTTCTTAGTCCTGTATTCCTGGAAAATTTACTGAAACAACAGGAAGAATCCTTTTCCAACGAATACAGCGTTTGTTTCGGAGGATTAGGCGAGCCTCTTTTGCATCCCGAATTTGAGGAGTTGCTTTCTACCGCTTTTCAATTTTCCTCCTCTTTACTACAGGAATTTTTCATAGAAACAGCTCTTTACACCGACTTGAATTCGACTTTAGATTTTTTGAATACGTTAGATTCCTCATTTAGACAAAAAATCACTTGGATCGTAAATCTCACGACCCGAAACCAGGAAAAATATAACTCTCTCTACGGAAAAAAAGAACTAAACCGAGTACTTTCGAACCTGGAACAACTCGGTAAAATTTTTCCAAAAAACAGAATCTATCTTCAATTTTTAAAGATTCAGGAAGCTGAAGACGAAGTGGAAGTTTGGGTGGATGAAACCGAAAAACAAGGTTACGGAATCGTTCTTCAAAAATACAATCGTTACGCAGGTCTTATGCCGGAAAAAAGGGTCACCGATCTCACTCCGATTCAGAGGGAATTTTGCTGGCATCTCAACCGGGATCTTTACGTGAATTCGGACGGAACCGTTTCCGTCTGTAAACAAACTCCGGGGAAGGTTTTCGGAAATCTTCATAAGGAAACCCTAATGCAGATTTGGCAAAAAGGTCTGCCTTCTTTTGCCAATTCGTTAAACGGAAAACATGAAACTACGGGCGCGCCCTGTCTGAATTGCGATGAGTGGTATACGTTCAACGCGTAA